Sequence from the Sphingobium indicum B90A genome:
CCGACGCAGAACCAGGGCGGCCCCGTCCGCATAGAGGGGCAGAAGATCCGCAATGGCGATGAATCCCCCCTTACGGGCACGCCGATGAACGAGCGCGTGGCGGTGATCGGCCTGCTCAACAAGCGCAACGGCATCACCACCGACCTGACGATGAAACCCGGCGAAGCGCTGCGCGTGGGCGACGCCATCGTTCGGCTGCAGGCCTGCGAAACCACGGCGCCCTGGGAAAATGTGCAGGAAACCGGCGCCTTCGTGCAACTGGACGTGCGCAGCACCGCCGACAATAAATGGCGGCGCAATTTTTCCGGCTGGCTGTTCCGCGAACGGCCGGACCGCAATGTCGTGCAGCACCCGGTCTATGACGTCTGGGTCAGAAGCTGCACGATGTCCTGGCCCGAAACCGGCCCGGACACGGTGAAGCTGGGCGACAAGGGCGAAGCGTCGGACGGGGCGCGGGCCAATGCGTCCCCGGCGAGCGGAGAGAACGCCAGTTCCGCCCAGACCCCGGAACCGGCCGCCAGCACGCCCCGCCCGGCCCCCAGCGCCACGCCGTCCAACGCGCCCGCCAATGATTGAAGATAGTCGCGCTGGCTGATCTCTATCGCGCCCAATGACCGCAGATGATCGGTCATGAACTGGCAATCGAGCAGGGTGAAGCCGCCGAAACGCATCCGGGCGGTCAGCCAGGCCAGCGCCACCTTCGACGCATCGGTGCGCCGGGACACCATGCTTTCCCCGAAAAAGGCCCGGCCCAGCGCCACGCCGTAGAGGCCGCCGACCAGCTCCTCCCCCTCCCATATTTCGACGGAGTGGGCGAAACCTATTTCATGCAGGTGGCGATAGGCCCGCTCGATCGGATGGTTGATCCAGGTGGAAGGCCGGTCCGGCGCGGCCTCCGCGCACAGGCGGACGATGCCGGCGAAATCGCGATTGGCGGTCACCCGAAACCGCTCCCGCCTTATCGTCTTGGCCAGCGAATGAGAGATGTGGAAGCCATGGAGCGGCATGATCGCCCGCCGCTTCGGCTCGATCCAGTACACCTCGTCCGCCTCGCGGTCGTCGGACATGGGAAACACGCCGATCGCGTAAGCCTGCAACAGCACCAACGGGTCAATCGTCATCAAGGAAAGACTTAACGCCAGACCGGGCGGCGCGCCAGTACGACTTTCATGCCTGAGACCGCCCTGCATGGCGGGAATTCCTGCCCGCCGGCGCGAATCCTTCTAGGCTGTATCGACATTCAGCCTAAGGATTCGGCAACAGCAGGCTGGAGTCGCCATAGCTGTAGAAGCGATAGCCGCCATCAATGGCGTGCCGGTAGACCGACTGCATTTTTTCCGTGCCCATCAGGGCGCTTACCAGCATGAACAAGGTCGATTTGGGCAGGTGGAAATTGGTCATCAGCCCGTCGACCGCGCGGAAACGGTAGCCGGGCGTGATGAAGATCCGCGTCTCGTCCTCGAAGGGGCGGATGATGCCGTCTTCCCCCGTCGCGCTTTCCAGCAGGCGCAGGCTGGTGGTGCCGACCGCGATCAGCCGGCCTCCCGCCGCCCGCGCCGCATTGAGGCGGTCCGCCGTCGCCTGGTCGATCCGCCCCCATTCGGCATGCATATGGTGATCGTCCGTATCCTCCACCTTGACCGGCAGGAAGGTGCCGGCGCCGACGTGCAGGGTCAGCGTTTCCGTTCCGATGCCGGCTTTTTCTATCGCGGTCATCAATTCGGGCGTGAAGTGCAGCGCCGCCGTGGGCGCGGCGACGGCGCCGTCCTCCCGCGCGAACATGGTCTGGTAGTCGCTGCGGTCGCGCTCGTCGGTCGGGCGCTTGCTGGCGATATAGGGGGGCAGTGGCATCCGGCCCGCCCGTTCCAGCAACAGTTCGACCGGCTCCTCGCCCTCGAAGCGGAGCATGACGCCGCCCTCCTCGTCGCGCGGGCCGGCCACGGCGGTGACGCCATTGCCGAAATCGATCCGGTCGCCGTCCCGCACCCGCTTGGCGTTGCGGAGGAAGGCCTGCCACTGGCGCAGGCCGAGCCGCTTGTGCAGCGTCGCGCCGATCTTCGCCTGGCCGCGAATGCCTTCCAATTGGGCCGGGATGACTTTGGTGTCGTTGAACACCAGCACGTCGCCGGGGCGCAGCAGGCCGGGCAGGTCGCGCACGATCCGGTCCTGGAACGGCGCGTCGCCCGCCGCCAGCAGCAGCCGGGCCGAATGGCGCGGGGAAGCGGGGCGAAGCGCGATGCTTTCGGGCGGAAGGTCGAAATCGAACAGGTCTACGCGCATGGTCGAATGCTCTAGAACAGCATATCAAGTGCTCCTGTGAAGACAGGAACCCAGTTCAGACGGCGGGACTGGACTCCTGCCTTCGCAGGAGCACGCATTCACCCGGCCTTACTATTTCTTCTTCAGCGTGGCCGGCTTCCTTGCGGGCACAGGCTGCTTCGCGGGCGGCGGCGCGGCGATCGACGGGGTCGGCTGAGCGGGCGGCGTCGGCAGCGCCGTCACCGGCGGCTTGCCGTCGCTTTCGATCGATGCCTGGAGGATGATCGTCGGATCGGCGGGCGGCTCGCCCTCATGGATCGCGTCGACATATTGCATGCCCTCGATCACGCGGCCGAACACCGTATATTTCTTGTCGAGCTGCATGCGCGGCAGGAAGACGATGAAGAACTGGCTGTTGGCGCTGTCCTCGCTCTGGGCGCGGGCCATGGAGACGGTGCCGCGCAGATGCGGCATCGGATTGAACTCCGCCTTCAGGTCCGGCAGCGTCGAACCGCCGGTTCCGTCGCCCTTGGGATCGCCGCCCTGCGCCATGAAGCCGGGGATGACGCGGTGGAACTTGAGGCCGTTGTAGAAGCCCTGCCGCGTCAGCTCCTTGATCCGCTCTACATGGCCGGGCGCGATGTCGGGACGCAACTGGATGCGCACGCGGCCGCCGCTCGACAGGTCGAGATCCCAGACATTCTGGGGATCGACCGGCACCGTGGCCGCCGGCAACCTGGATGCGGGGTCGAGGCCGAGCTGCTTGGCGGTCTGCTCCGCGCGCACGGCCGCCTCCTCCTTCTTCATCTCCTCAGCATTGCGGCCGCCGCCGCCCTGGGCCAGGGCAGCGCCGCTCGATGCATAGAGGGCGAAACCGATCGCCACGGTCTTGAGCGCCGACGTGAACCGCATGAATGCTGCTTTCCTCAAATTTTGCCCAGATGCGAAGTTGCCCCTGATAGCGCCCTCTTCGCGATTGGCAACTGAACGAAGGCTGAGTGGAGCCTTCAGCCCTGCCCTTTCAGGCCGAT
This genomic interval carries:
- the aat gene encoding leucyl/phenylalanyl-tRNA--protein transferase translates to MTIDPLVLLQAYAIGVFPMSDDREADEVYWIEPKRRAIMPLHGFHISHSLAKTIRRERFRVTANRDFAGIVRLCAEAAPDRPSTWINHPIERAYRHLHEIGFAHSVEIWEGEELVGGLYGVALGRAFFGESMVSRRTDASKVALAWLTARMRFGGFTLLDCQFMTDHLRSLGAIEISQRDYLQSLAGALDGVALGAGRGVLAAGSGVWAELAFSPLAGDALARAPSDASPLSPSFTVSGPVSGQDIVQLLTQTS
- the queA gene encoding tRNA preQ1(34) S-adenosylmethionine ribosyltransferase-isomerase QueA codes for the protein MRVDLFDFDLPPESIALRPASPRHSARLLLAAGDAPFQDRIVRDLPGLLRPGDVLVFNDTKVIPAQLEGIRGQAKIGATLHKRLGLRQWQAFLRNAKRVRDGDRIDFGNGVTAVAGPRDEEGGVMLRFEGEEPVELLLERAGRMPLPPYIASKRPTDERDRSDYQTMFAREDGAVAAPTAALHFTPELMTAIEKAGIGTETLTLHVGAGTFLPVKVEDTDDHHMHAEWGRIDQATADRLNAARAAGGRLIAVGTTSLRLLESATGEDGIIRPFEDETRIFITPGYRFRAVDGLMTNFHLPKSTLFMLVSALMGTEKMQSVYRHAIDGGYRFYSYGDSSLLLPNP
- a CDS encoding peptidylprolyl isomerase, which gives rise to MRFTSALKTVAIGFALYASSGAALAQGGGGRNAEEMKKEEAAVRAEQTAKQLGLDPASRLPAATVPVDPQNVWDLDLSSGGRVRIQLRPDIAPGHVERIKELTRQGFYNGLKFHRVIPGFMAQGGDPKGDGTGGSTLPDLKAEFNPMPHLRGTVSMARAQSEDSANSQFFIVFLPRMQLDKKYTVFGRVIEGMQYVDAIHEGEPPADPTIILQASIESDGKPPVTALPTPPAQPTPSIAAPPPAKQPVPARKPATLKKK